Proteins from one Carcharodon carcharias isolate sCarCar2 chromosome 19, sCarCar2.pri, whole genome shotgun sequence genomic window:
- the LOC121291426 gene encoding zinc finger protein 271-like, protein MEDKPFKCEMCNKAFVTSTVLLRHQRKHTGEKPFKCEVCELAFTQSCQLLRHRKIHTGEKPFTCDVCDKSFSQSCSLRRHQRIHTGEKPFTCEVCDKSFSQSSTLRIHQRTHTGEKPFKCEVCDKAFTQSSKLLLHQRVHTGEKPFTCDVCDQSFPSSSSLHSHQRIHTGEKPFVCEVCNKSFSQLTTLRVHQRTHTGEKPFMCEVCNKSFSGSSHLRVHERIHRVEKPFKCEVCNKSFSQSSKLLLHQRIHIGD, encoded by the coding sequence ATGGAAGACAAACCATTTAAGTGTGAGATGTGCAATAAAGCTTTTGTGACATCTACAGTTCTCTTAAGACATCAGAGGAAGCACACCGGGGAGAAACCCTTCAAATGCGAGGTTTGTGAGTTGGCTTTCACCCAATCCTGCCAGCTCCTGAGGCACAGGAAGATTCACACAGGGGAAAAACCATTCACGTGTGATgtttgtgacaaatcattctcgcaATCATGTAGCCTCCGCagacaccaacgcattcacacaggggagaaaccattcacttgCGAGGTGTGCGACAAATCATTTTCCCAATCATCGACCCTCCGCATACaccaacgcacacacactggggaaaaaccgttcaagtgtgaggtgtgtgacaaagcCTTCACACAATCTTCAAAACTCCTGCTCCATCAGAGAgtccacacaggggagaaaccattcacgtgtGACGTGTGTGACCAGTCATTCCCGTCATCATCGTCTCTCCACTCACATCAACgcattcacactggagagaaaccGTTTGTCTGCGaggtgtgcaacaaatcattctcgcAGTTGACGACACTCCGTGTCCACCAACGcactcacacaggggagaaacctttCATGTGCGAGGTATGTAACAAATCATTCTCAGGATCATCACACCTACGTGTGCATGAACGCATTCATAGAGTggagaaaccattcaagtgtgaggtgtgtaacAAATCATTCTCACAGTCATCAAAACTGCTGCTCCATCAGAGGATCCACATAGGGGATTAA